The sequence below is a genomic window from Clostridia bacterium.
CGAGCTTCCCTGGAAAGAGTTGGATATCGACGTCGTGTTGGAGTGCACCGGTTTCTACACCAGCAAGGCCAAATCGCAAGCCCACATCGACGCGGGCGCCAAGAAGGTCGTCATTTCCGCTCCCGCCGGCAACGACTTGCCCACCATCGTCTACAACGTCAACCACGACAAGCTCACCGCCGAGGACAACATCATCTCGGCCGCCAGCTGCACCACCAACTGCTTGGCTCCCATGGCCAAAGCCCTCAACGATTTCGCGCCCATCCAAAGCGGTATCATGACCACCGTGCACGCCTACACCGGTGACCAAATGATCTTGGACGGTCCCCAACGCAAAGGTGACCTCCGTCGTAGCCGCGCGGGTGCGCAAAACATCGTGCCCAACTCCACCGGCGCCGCCAAAGCCATCGGCTTGGTCATCCCCGAGTTGAACGGCAAACTCATCGGTTCCGCCCAGCGCGTGCCCACCCCCACCGGTTCCACCACCATCTTGGTCGCCGTCGTGAAGGGCAAAGACATCACCAAAGAGGGCATCAA
It includes:
- the gap gene encoding type I glyceraldehyde-3-phosphate dehydrogenase codes for the protein MAKNVRVAINGFGRIGRLAFRQMFGAEGYEVVAINDLTSPKMLAHLLKYDTAQGNYVRMGHTVTYKDAVLAEDGKTVVTPGSITVDGKEITIYAMAKANELPWKELDIDVVLECTGFYTSKAKSQAHIDAGAKKVVISAPAGNDLPTIVYNVNHDKLTAEDNIISAASCTTNCLAPMAKALNDFAPIQSGIMTTVHAYTGDQMILDGPQRKGDLRRSRAGAQNIVPNSTGAAKAIGLVIPELNGKLIGSAQRVPTPTGSTTILVAVVKGKDITKEGINAAMKAASNESFGYNTDEIVSSDVIGMTYGSLFDATQTMVAKIDDDTYQVQVVSWYDNENSYTSQMVRTIKYFSNFLK